The Shewanella zhangzhouensis genome has a window encoding:
- the hslO gene encoding Hsp33 family molecular chaperone HslO, translated as MNKDTLYRYLFENADVRGELVQLADTYQSVVNAHEYPTVLRRFLGELMAATSLLTATLKFSGDIAVQVQGNGPVSLAVINGNNHQQLRGVARWDGNLADDASLNDLFGDGYIVITLTPDDGERYQGVVALDKPTLAECIQDYFQQSEQLPTGIWLFADGECAAGIFLQVLPSEGDHNAEYEHLTTLTATIKQEELLELPAEEVLHRLYHEEQVRLFDPIDVSFKCTCSRERSASAIRSIDKEEILSLLAEQGQVELGCEYCNTFYRFDAIDIEALYANVPLSDEQATKQ; from the coding sequence ATGAACAAAGACACTTTATACCGCTATTTGTTTGAAAACGCCGACGTGCGCGGCGAACTGGTACAACTGGCCGATACTTACCAATCCGTGGTAAACGCCCATGAGTATCCCACCGTGCTGCGCCGCTTCCTCGGTGAGCTGATGGCAGCGACCTCACTGCTGACCGCCACGCTCAAGTTCAGCGGCGATATCGCCGTACAGGTACAGGGCAACGGTCCTGTGTCACTGGCCGTGATCAATGGCAATAACCACCAGCAACTGCGTGGTGTGGCGCGTTGGGATGGTAATCTGGCCGATGATGCCAGCCTGAACGACCTGTTCGGTGATGGCTATATCGTTATCACACTGACACCGGATGACGGCGAGCGTTACCAGGGCGTAGTGGCACTGGATAAGCCAACGCTGGCCGAGTGTATCCAGGACTACTTCCAGCAGTCTGAACAGCTGCCCACAGGCATTTGGCTGTTCGCCGATGGCGAGTGCGCTGCCGGTATCTTCCTGCAGGTATTGCCAAGCGAAGGCGATCACAACGCCGAGTACGAACACCTGACAACCCTCACTGCCACCATCAAGCAGGAAGAGTTGCTGGAGCTGCCAGCCGAAGAAGTGTTGCATCGCCTCTACCACGAAGAGCAGGTACGTCTGTTTGACCCCATCGACGTCAGCTTCAAGTGCACCTGTTCACGGGAACGCAGCGCCAGTGCCATTCGCAGCATAGACAAGGAAGAAATCCTGTCTTTACTGGCGGAGCAGGGTCAGGTGGAATTGGGCTGTGAATACTGTAATACCTTCTACCGATT